From the genome of Vigna angularis cultivar LongXiaoDou No.4 chromosome 11, ASM1680809v1, whole genome shotgun sequence, one region includes:
- the LOC108333212 gene encoding polycomb group protein FERTILIZATION-INDEPENDENT ENDOSPERM: protein MTGEEAKKGKTFGLGCEPVVGSLAPAKKKEYRITNRLEEGKRPIYAVVFNFLDSRYFNVFVTVGGNRITVYQCLEGGVIAVLQSYVDEDKDEAFYTVGWTCSDDGSPYIVAGGSKGIIRIIDAGRESIYRSFIGHGNSINEVRTQTLKPSLVISASKDESLRLWNTQTGICILIFSGAGGHRNEILSVDFHPSDIYRICSCGMDNTVKIWSIKDFWTYVEKSFTWTDLPSKFPTKFVQRPVYTASVHVNYVDCTRWLGDFILSKSVDDEIMLWEPKVKEEITGTGAVDVLQKYPIPECDIWFIKFSCDFHFNIATVGNREGKIYVWELQSCPPVLATKLSHPQSISPIRQTATSFDGSTILSCCEDGTIWRWDDVSNSST, encoded by the exons ATGACGGGGGAAGAGGCTAAAAAGGGAAAAACATTTGGCTTAGGGTGTGAGCCTGTGGTGGGATCGTTGGCTCCGGCCAAAAAGAAAGAATACAGAATCACCAATCGCCTCGAAGAGGGGAAACGCCCTATATACGCTGTCGTTTTCAACTTCCTTGACTCTCGTTACTTCAATGTTTTCGTCACTGTTGGTGGCAACAGA ATTACTGTTTATCAATGCCTTGAAGGAGGGGTTATAGCTGTTTTGCAGTCTTATGTGGACGAGGAT AAGGATGAGGCTTTTTACACTGTGGGTTGGACATGCAGTGATGATGGGAGTCCATATATTGTGGCTGGTGGAAGCAAGGGGATAATCCGAATCATTGATGCTGGCCGTGAGAGCATATACAGG AGTTTTATTGGCCATGGGAATTCTATAAATGAAGTCAGAACCCAAACATTAAAACCATCACTTGTGATATCTGCAAGCAAA GATGAATCTCTTCGGTTGTGGAATACTCAAACTGGAATATGTATCCTGATATTTTCAGGAGCTGGAGGACACCGCAATGAAATCCTAAGTGTT GACTTTCATCCTTCGGATATATATCGTATTTGTAGTTGTGGCATGGATAATACCGTAAAAATATGGTCTATAAAGG ATTTCTGGACATATGTAGAAAAATCATTCACATGGacagatcttccttcaaagttCCCAACAAAATTTGTCCAACGTCCT GTATACACTGCTTCGGTTCATGTAAATTATGTTGACTGTACTAGGTGGTTGGGTGATTTTATCCTTTCAAAG AGTGTTGATGATGAAATTATGTTGTGGGAACCTAAAGTGAAGGAAGAAATTACAGGAACG GGTGCAGTTGACGTCCTTCAGAAATACCCCATTCCTGAATGTGATATCTGGTTCATCAAGTTTTCATGTGATTTCCATTTCAACATAGCTACAGTAG GTAACAGGGAAGGCAAGATTTATGTTTGGGAATTGCAGTCATGTCCTCCTGTACTTGCTACAAA GTTGTCACATCCTCAATCAATCTCTCCGATCAGACAGACTGCTACTTCCTTTGATGGAAG TACTATATTGAGTTGCTGTGAGGATGGGACAATATGGCGCTGGGATGATGTTTCAAACTCTTCAACCTAA